Proteins encoded in a region of the Haloglomus salinum genome:
- a CDS encoding AMP-dependent synthetase/ligase — MTGDWRQAELEYDDEVIGENTIPALFFDSVDRHRDTTCQMYKGGLGDRSMTPGVMPEPADGEYGSLSYEEVGRIVRNLAVGFRELGVGPDDRIGLYADTRPEWIQTDLAVQSAGGVITTVYTESSAPQVQYLLDDPGASGVVVGTTDLVDTVVEVEDDLDLEFIVTMDEAGEYADRDDVYTLAEVHAMGTTERSEGQVDGWVDDREFESLASLVYTSGTTGDPKGVELSHENFRSSINTVWRRVGPRPDKPDDIPTMEHGMTVLSFLPLAHVFERFNHFVQLGGGLTIAYAESPDTVGDDMAQVQPHGAASVPRVYERIFDQMRNQASESDIGKRIFEWAVDTAQDYDDAESPGVGLRLKMKLADRLVFSKVREKLGGNIELFISGGGSLSKGLAKMYRAMGLTILEGYGMTESAPVISLNPPEDIRVGTMGPALSSVDYRLDGSVVGPEQKESEEGEVGELLVKGPNITEGYWNKPDKTEEAFTEDGYFRTGDVVAVDDDGYFTFVDRVKQLIVLDTGKNIAPEPIEDEFATSARVDQIMVVGQDEKFIGAVVVPNFEQLQDWAEDQGYDISEDEAEACQDDRVREWIQEEIDEVNERLGHHETIKEFRLVPREWTADNDLLTPSMKKKRRNIVDENREAIADIYDKPPEEVRS; from the coding sequence ATGACCGGGGACTGGCGACAGGCCGAACTGGAGTACGACGACGAGGTCATCGGGGAGAACACGATTCCGGCGCTGTTCTTCGACTCCGTCGACCGGCACCGTGACACGACCTGTCAGATGTACAAGGGTGGACTGGGCGACCGCTCGATGACGCCGGGCGTGATGCCCGAACCGGCGGACGGGGAGTACGGCTCGCTCAGCTACGAGGAGGTCGGCCGCATCGTCCGGAACCTCGCCGTGGGATTCCGCGAACTCGGTGTCGGCCCGGACGACCGTATCGGCCTGTACGCCGACACACGCCCGGAGTGGATCCAGACGGACCTCGCCGTCCAGTCGGCGGGCGGCGTCATCACGACCGTCTACACGGAGTCGTCGGCCCCGCAGGTCCAGTACCTGCTGGACGACCCCGGCGCATCCGGAGTCGTGGTGGGCACGACCGACCTCGTCGACACCGTCGTCGAGGTTGAGGACGACCTCGACCTGGAGTTCATCGTCACGATGGACGAGGCCGGCGAGTACGCCGACCGTGACGACGTGTACACGCTCGCGGAGGTCCACGCGATGGGGACCACCGAGCGCTCCGAGGGACAGGTCGACGGGTGGGTCGACGACCGCGAGTTCGAGTCCCTGGCCTCGCTCGTCTACACCTCCGGGACGACGGGCGACCCCAAGGGCGTCGAGTTGAGTCACGAGAACTTCCGTTCATCCATCAACACCGTCTGGCGCCGCGTTGGCCCGCGCCCGGACAAGCCCGACGATATCCCGACGATGGAACACGGGATGACCGTTCTCTCCTTCCTCCCGCTCGCACACGTCTTCGAGCGGTTCAACCACTTCGTCCAGCTGGGCGGCGGCCTCACCATCGCCTACGCCGAGTCGCCGGACACGGTCGGCGACGACATGGCACAGGTCCAGCCCCACGGCGCAGCGTCGGTCCCCCGCGTCTACGAGCGCATCTTCGACCAGATGCGCAACCAGGCCTCCGAGTCCGACATCGGCAAGCGCATCTTCGAGTGGGCGGTCGACACCGCACAGGACTACGACGATGCCGAGTCGCCGGGCGTCGGCCTCCGGCTGAAGATGAAGCTCGCCGACCGACTCGTCTTCTCGAAGGTCCGCGAGAAGCTGGGCGGCAACATCGAGCTGTTCATCAGCGGCGGTGGGTCGCTCTCGAAAGGACTGGCGAAAATGTACCGTGCGATGGGGCTCACCATCCTGGAGGGGTACGGGATGACCGAGTCCGCACCCGTCATCTCGCTGAACCCGCCGGAGGACATCCGCGTCGGGACGATGGGCCCGGCGCTCTCGTCGGTCGACTACCGTCTCGACGGCTCGGTGGTCGGTCCGGAACAGAAGGAGTCCGAGGAGGGCGAGGTCGGCGAACTGCTCGTCAAGGGCCCCAACATCACGGAGGGCTACTGGAACAAGCCCGACAAGACCGAGGAGGCGTTCACCGAGGACGGGTACTTCCGGACCGGCGACGTGGTCGCCGTCGACGACGATGGCTACTTCACCTTCGTCGACCGTGTGAAGCAGCTCATCGTCCTCGACACCGGGAAGAACATCGCCCCCGAGCCCATCGAGGACGAGTTCGCCACCTCCGCGCGCGTCGACCAGATAATGGTCGTCGGGCAGGACGAGAAGTTCATCGGCGCGGTCGTCGTGCCGAACTTCGAGCAGTTGCAGGACTGGGCCGAGGACCAGGGGTACGACATCTCCGAGGACGAGGCCGAGGCGTGCCAGGACGACCGCGTTCGCGAGTGGATCCAGGAGGAGATCGACGAGGTCAACGAACGCCTCGGCCACCACGAGACCATCAAGGAGTTCCGGCTCGTCCCCCGCGAGTGGACTGCCGACAACGACCTGCTCACCCCGTCGATGAAGAAGAAACGCCGCAACATCGTCGACGAGAACCGCGAGGCCATCGCGGATATCTACGACAAGCCACCCGAAGAGGTCAGGAGCTGA
- a CDS encoding SdpI family protein, whose product MDSPPLRWSDAAALLVLAVTAGGTAMVYPSLPEQFAVHFDATGTPDSFYGRALGATLVPAISVVMYAMFRVLPVIDPRGENFRKFRATYDAIVLLTLVFLAFVQGLLLAYNLGIDYPQNALVLGGVGLLFAGLGVLFRHAEPNWFVGIRTPWTLSDDEVWRRTHRVAAPLYVLAGALMVVGAFLPVPTEFVVGVAAAIAALVPAAYSFVVYRRRERGGRDSPST is encoded by the coding sequence ATGGATAGCCCTCCCCTCCGGTGGAGCGATGCCGCCGCACTGCTGGTCCTGGCCGTGACAGCGGGCGGCACGGCGATGGTCTACCCGTCGCTTCCCGAGCAGTTCGCGGTCCACTTCGACGCGACCGGGACGCCGGACTCGTTCTACGGCCGGGCACTCGGCGCTACCCTCGTTCCGGCCATCAGCGTCGTCATGTACGCCATGTTCCGCGTCCTGCCGGTCATCGACCCGCGGGGCGAGAACTTCCGGAAGTTCCGGGCGACGTACGACGCTATCGTGCTGCTGACACTCGTGTTCCTCGCCTTCGTCCAGGGACTCCTGCTGGCGTACAACCTCGGTATCGACTACCCGCAGAACGCGCTCGTCCTGGGTGGCGTTGGTCTGCTGTTCGCCGGTCTCGGCGTTCTGTTCCGCCATGCGGAGCCGAACTGGTTCGTCGGTATCCGGACGCCGTGGACCCTCTCCGACGACGAGGTGTGGCGCCGGACCCATCGCGTCGCCGCACCACTGTACGTCCTCGCCGGCGCGCTCATGGTCGTCGGTGCCTTCCTCCCGGTCCCGACGGAGTTCGTCGTCGGGGTCGCGGCCGCCATCGCTGCGCTGGTGCCGGCAGCGTACTCGTTCGTCGTCTACCGGCGACGGGAACGGGGCGGAAGGGACTCGCCGTCCACCTGA
- a CDS encoding fumarylacetoacetate hydrolase family protein — protein MRYVRFRDATGDIRTGEWTGDTGAEIDPYPDSVSRLDLEPEPLAATDVDILPPCDPSKVVCVGLNYADHADEQGKDVPDRPLLFLKTQNTVTGHGETVDLPADKERIDHEAELGVVIGERASGVDVDEAMAHVAGFTCVNDLSNRDDQAVEQNWVRGKAFDDACPLGPVVATPDEVPVDASVECRVNGETRQASSREEFIFSVPELVAEITTYLTLEPGDVISTGTPAGVGPLADGDTVEVEVEGIGTLRNEVHIP, from the coding sequence ATGCGATACGTCCGTTTTCGCGATGCGACTGGCGACATCAGGACCGGCGAGTGGACCGGCGACACGGGTGCCGAAATCGACCCGTATCCCGACTCCGTGTCCCGTCTCGACCTCGAACCGGAACCGCTCGCCGCCACCGACGTCGACATCCTCCCACCCTGCGACCCGTCGAAGGTCGTCTGCGTGGGCCTGAACTACGCCGACCACGCCGACGAGCAGGGCAAGGACGTGCCCGACCGCCCGCTGCTGTTCCTCAAGACGCAGAACACCGTGACGGGCCACGGCGAGACGGTGGACCTGCCCGCCGACAAGGAGCGCATCGACCACGAGGCAGAACTCGGCGTCGTCATCGGCGAGCGCGCGAGCGGCGTGGACGTCGACGAGGCGATGGCCCACGTCGCCGGCTTCACCTGCGTCAACGACCTCTCGAACCGCGACGACCAGGCGGTCGAGCAGAACTGGGTCCGAGGGAAGGCCTTCGACGACGCCTGCCCGCTCGGCCCGGTCGTCGCCACACCCGACGAGGTGCCCGTCGACGCGAGCGTCGAATGTCGCGTGAACGGGGAGACGCGGCAGGCCTCCAGCCGCGAGGAGTTCATCTTCTCCGTCCCGGAGCTCGTGGCGGAGATCACGACCTACCTGACGCTCGAACCCGGCGATGTCATCTCGACGGGGACACCGGCCGGCGTGGGCCCACTGGCCGACGGCGACACCGTCGAGGTCGAGGTCGAGGGGATCGGAACGCTCCGCAACGAGGTCCACATCCCCTGA
- a CDS encoding GMC family oxidoreductase, with amino-acid sequence MTRNDGRDRTPSERVDVCVVGSGPAGALVARDLASAGYAVVVLEAGPRFDRGERLERMERAIRPAWGPEDVWEMGGERDAFSSTGPRYYPLNQARVKGVGGSTLHWQGMVMRLHEDDFRRRSVDGVGVDWPIAYDDLRPYYAAAESAMGVAGASDNPFAPPREEPFPLPAFEPSYSDALFAEACERLGVATHTVPNARNSEPNDDRSACVGYGTCKPVCPSGAKYSADYTAEAAEEAGARIIDRAPVQRLVPSRDGSTVEAAVYATPDGREHRQEARQFVVAAGGVETPRLLLLSEDTDRGHPDGLANSSGWVGRGFMDHLFVGTGGRLDRRTRQNHIGFLTSESHAFYDEPGRATEGTGGAIPGSDADLGPIKLEFLNYAGPSPVEVAMDAGEFGDDLLERLRADYGTHIAMGGLVGQLPRKENRVTLDPSRTDDHGNPVPDVQWALDDRTERTIERALDIQTRILRELGATVEVTIGHDTTGPAYHQMGATRMHVDPSKGVVDGRLRTHDISNLSLVGSSVFATSGAMNPTLTIAALALKCASHLDEDL; translated from the coding sequence GTGACCCGGAACGACGGCCGCGACCGGACACCCAGCGAGCGGGTCGATGTCTGCGTCGTCGGGAGCGGCCCGGCCGGCGCGCTCGTCGCCCGGGACCTCGCTAGCGCCGGCTACGCCGTCGTCGTGCTGGAGGCCGGCCCGCGTTTCGACCGCGGCGAGCGACTCGAGCGGATGGAACGCGCCATCCGCCCCGCGTGGGGGCCCGAGGACGTGTGGGAGATGGGCGGCGAGCGCGACGCGTTCAGTTCTACGGGCCCCCGCTACTACCCACTCAATCAGGCTCGGGTGAAGGGTGTCGGCGGGTCGACGCTCCACTGGCAGGGGATGGTGATGCGGCTTCACGAGGACGACTTCCGCCGGCGGAGCGTCGACGGCGTCGGCGTCGACTGGCCCATCGCGTACGATGACCTGCGGCCGTACTACGCGGCGGCGGAGTCCGCGATGGGCGTGGCGGGCGCGAGCGACAACCCGTTCGCGCCGCCGCGCGAGGAGCCGTTCCCGCTGCCGGCGTTCGAGCCCTCCTACTCCGATGCGCTGTTCGCGGAGGCCTGCGAGCGACTCGGTGTCGCCACCCACACGGTCCCGAACGCCCGGAACTCCGAGCCCAACGACGACCGCTCGGCCTGCGTCGGCTACGGCACCTGCAAGCCCGTCTGTCCGTCGGGCGCGAAGTACAGCGCCGACTACACCGCCGAGGCCGCCGAGGAGGCGGGCGCGCGCATCATCGACCGCGCGCCGGTCCAGCGACTCGTCCCGTCGCGTGACGGCTCGACGGTCGAGGCCGCCGTCTACGCCACGCCGGACGGGCGCGAACACCGCCAGGAGGCACGCCAGTTCGTCGTCGCGGCCGGTGGCGTCGAGACCCCCCGGCTCCTCCTGCTGTCCGAGGATACCGACCGCGGCCACCCGGACGGTCTGGCGAACTCGTCGGGCTGGGTCGGGCGGGGATTCATGGACCACCTGTTCGTCGGCACCGGGGGACGACTCGACCGGCGAACCCGGCAGAACCACATCGGCTTCCTCACGAGCGAGAGCCACGCGTTCTACGACGAGCCGGGGCGCGCCACCGAGGGGACCGGCGGCGCCATCCCCGGGAGCGACGCCGACCTCGGGCCCATCAAACTGGAGTTCCTCAACTACGCCGGCCCCTCCCCCGTGGAGGTGGCGATGGACGCCGGGGAGTTCGGCGACGACCTGCTCGAACGGCTGCGCGCCGACTACGGCACCCACATCGCGATGGGCGGGCTCGTCGGACAGCTCCCCCGGAAGGAGAACCGCGTCACGCTGGACCCCTCGCGCACGGACGACCACGGGAACCCCGTGCCCGATGTCCAGTGGGCGCTCGACGACCGCACCGAGCGCACCATCGAGCGTGCCCTGGACATCCAGACACGCATCCTGCGTGAACTGGGCGCGACGGTCGAAGTGACCATCGGCCACGACACCACCGGCCCGGCGTACCACCAGATGGGCGCCACGCGGATGCACGTCGACCCGTCGAAGGGGGTCGTGGACGGCCGACTGCGAACACACGACATCTCGAACCTGTCGCTCGTGGGTTCCTCCGTGTTCGCGACCAGCGGTGCGATGAACCCGACCCTGACCATCGCGGCGCTCGCGCTGAAGTGTGCGAGCCACCTCGACGAGGACCTGTAG
- a CDS encoding AAA family ATPase yields MERRIRRLTVGGLRLFEDDTIAFGDGGPGPDLHLVVGDSGTGKTTLCHALRLALYGTTPWVSAANVSLPRHMATDGPVSATVAATVETDDARHQVERTLTEETADGQGDATVGPPRVDRWTGEDWTAVDDPSASARRLAPPETEAILVNDPGLQRGAQPAGWAPVAQELLTAAAAGRSASETDTVTPPGLWDEFQQRVSAYVDIVGPAPRHAVELDAEPFGLRVSATGDSDAAVGGLPTGASIQLGLAMTLAAGDCARLPQWFDVPFGRLDGDAAARAIEGFEVAARRRQVVLLPHQGTFVEQQGLARNAATAHRLELVADHRARISGLEPN; encoded by the coding sequence ATGGAACGACGCATTCGACGGCTCACCGTCGGCGGCCTCCGGCTCTTCGAGGACGACACCATCGCCTTCGGCGACGGCGGGCCGGGGCCGGACCTGCATCTCGTGGTCGGGGACAGCGGCACCGGGAAGACCACGCTCTGTCACGCGCTCCGGCTGGCCCTCTACGGCACCACGCCCTGGGTCTCGGCGGCGAACGTTTCGCTTCCGCGCCACATGGCTACTGACGGGCCGGTGTCGGCTACCGTCGCCGCGACGGTCGAGACCGACGACGCCCGCCACCAGGTCGAACGGACACTCACCGAGGAGACCGCCGACGGCCAGGGTGACGCGACGGTCGGACCGCCTCGTGTCGACCGGTGGACCGGGGAGGACTGGACGGCCGTCGACGACCCGTCGGCATCGGCACGGCGACTCGCCCCGCCGGAGACCGAGGCCATCCTCGTCAACGACCCCGGGCTACAGCGGGGCGCCCAGCCGGCCGGCTGGGCGCCGGTCGCGCAGGAGCTCCTCACCGCAGCGGCGGCCGGCCGGAGCGCGTCCGAGACGGACACCGTCACGCCGCCGGGGCTCTGGGACGAGTTCCAGCAACGGGTATCGGCCTACGTCGATATCGTCGGCCCGGCGCCGCGCCACGCGGTCGAACTCGACGCGGAGCCGTTCGGTCTCCGGGTCTCCGCGACCGGGGACTCGGACGCCGCAGTGGGGGGACTGCCGACGGGTGCGTCGATCCAACTGGGGCTCGCGATGACGCTCGCTGCGGGTGACTGCGCGAGGCTCCCCCAGTGGTTCGACGTGCCCTTCGGGCGGCTGGACGGTGACGCGGCGGCCCGTGCCATCGAGGGGTTCGAGGTGGCCGCACGACGGCGGCAGGTCGTGCTCCTCCCGCATCAGGGCACGTTCGTCGAACAGCAGGGGCTGGCGCGGAACGCTGCGACCGCGCACCGACTCGAACTGGTCGCGGACCACCGGGCACGGATTTCGGGGCTGGAGCCGAACTGA